The Drosophila bipectinata strain 14024-0381.07 chromosome 2L, DbipHiC1v2, whole genome shotgun sequence genome has a segment encoding these proteins:
- the LOC108125475 gene encoding uncharacterized protein yields the protein MILPYTQVGHISKMSMYQKYDEEGSLLCENMEESLNEPSSRLEPPRGPAWRIHLALLEYKHYKAARTIQRFFRGFLTRQKLLEQNEAATRIAKWWRGYKVRNLFFEVVQNLLQDRVMKFYNAKAQMIQASFRGWKTRQFLHDFQAMKMLRLQYAEDMLSQLARNLFRIKHENKLPGVYSLRESALLNRIEDLSWSFGYRFHNGRVRAAIAAKRSYINDKREEFRSAKRYFKSPYPSPDAEALIFGEGVINKEICTAGQRTFMVYENSIRDPHIKKVYENFAARRRNNMQANKENIRTLFCRDLVRRLIKKRLVTRNAEKKTMRQFLEELLANTGEYNCYCAPKLTEDTLCH from the exons ATGATTCTGCCATACACCCAGGTGGGACATATTAGTAAAATGTCGATGTACCAAAAGTATGATGAGGAGGGGTCACTGCTATGTGAGAACATGGAGGAGTCCTTAAACGAACCCTCCTCTAGACTCGAACCACCCAGAGGTCCAGCCTGGCGAATCCACCTCGCCCTCCTGGAATACAAGCACTACAAGGCGGCCAGAACAATTCAAAGGTTCTTTCGAGGATTTCTCACCCGCCAAAAACTCCTAGAACAGAACGAGGCTGCCACCAGGATCGCTAAATGGTGGCGAGGCTACAAG GTACGCAATCTATTCTTCGAGGTAGTTCAGAATCTGCTGCAAGATCGGgtaatgaaattttataatgCGAAGGCCCAGATGATCCAAGCCAGCTTCCGTGGCTGGAAAACGCGCCAGTTCCTCCACGACTTCCAGGCAATGAAGATGCTGCGACTACAGTACGCCGAGGATATGCTTAGTCAGCTGGCAAGGAATCTTTTCAGaataaaacatgaaaataaGCTGCCGGGTGTTTATTCCTTGCGCGAGTCTGC TCTTCTAAATCGTATTGAGGACCTGTCTTGGTCCTTTGGCTACCGCTTCCACAATGGACGAGTGCGAGCGGCCATAGCCGCGAAGAGATCTTATATCAACGACAAGCGGGAAGAGTTCAGATCCGCTAAGAGATACTTCAAATCACCATATCCGAGTCCAGATGCAGAGGCCCTCATATTTGGCGAGGGAGTGATAAACAAGGAGATTTGCACTGCCGGACAGCGTACCTTCATGGTGTATGAAAATTCAATCAGAGACCCACACATCAAGAAAGTTTACGAGAACTTTGCAGCTA GGCGGCGGAATAACATGCAGGCCAATAAGGAGAACATTAGGACCTTATTTTGTAGGGACTTGGTCAGACGACTGATTAAGAAACGTTTGGTAACTCGGAATGCTGAGAAGAAAACAATGCGTCAGTTTCTGGAGGAACTCTTGGCGAATACCGGAGAATACAATTGCTATTGCGCACCCAAACTGACGGAGGATACCTTATGCCATTAA